The Agrobacterium vitis region CGGCGTCTACAGCGCTCGCGAAATCCAGAAGTCGATGGAAGCAATTTCCCAGCGCGTCTCTGCCAAGGGCTATCCTTTTGCCCGCGTCGTTCCGCGCGGCAATCGCGATATGGGCAATGGCACGATCGGCGTCACCTATATGGTCGATCAGGGCGAGCGCGCCTATGTCGAGCGTATCGAGGTCAAGGGCAATACCCGGACACGCGATTACGTTATCCGTCGCGAATTCGACATCAGCGAAGGCGATGCTTTCAACCAGGAAGTCATTACCCGCGCCAAGCGTCGTCTTGAAGCGTTGGGCTATTTCAGTTCGGTCAATATCACGACGGCTCAGGGCAGTTCGCCTGACCGCGTCATCATCGTCGTCAATGTCGAAGATCAGTCGACTGGCTCCTTCGGTATCGGCGCTGGCTATTCCGTTGGTGGCGATGGCCTGATCCTGGAAGCTTCGGTGGAAGAAAAGAACTTCCTCGGTCGCGGTCAGTATATCCGTATTGCGGCTGGTGCCGGTACGGACGACAGCCAGACCTACAATCTGTCGTTTACCGAGCCCTACTTCCTCGGCTATCGCCTGGCTGTCGGTTTTGACCTGTTCAAGAGCAGCACGAGCAGCAACGATTATTACGATTATAGCGAACAGGGGGGCACCCTGCGCGTTACGGCGCCGATTACCGAAAATCTGGCAACGACGTTCCGCTATACCTACAAGCAGATCAAGTATGAGGGCGTCGATGCCTGGAGAACTGCGCTTTCGGAGCCTTATAAGGATCTGATCAACGGCAGCCCTTGGGTTGTGTCTTCGGTTTCGCAAACCTTGACCTATAATACGCTGGACGATAAAAATCTGCCGCATGAAGGTATTTATGCGACGTTCACCCAAGAGTTTGCCGGTCTCGGTGGCGATTCCGATTACTACAAGGTCTATGGTAAGGCCCGTATCTTCAAGAGCCTGTCGGACGAACATGATATTATCGGATCGCTTTCTGCCGGCGCCGGGCATGTTATGGCTACAGGTGACAACCTGAATGTCTTCGACCAGTTCCAGATCGGCGGTAAGGAAATCCGCGGCTTTGAGAACAATGGTATCGGTGTTCGCATGCCGAACAGCAACGATGACGCCTTGGGTGGCACCACCTACTTCACCGCCTCTGCTGAAGCGAGCATGCCTATTCCGGGCGTTCCGCAGGATGCAGGCTTCCGTATCGCTGTCTTCTCGGATGCTGGTACGCTTTACGGCAATGAAGTGAAGAACAGCGCTGGTGCACAGGGCACAGACATGGCTTGGCGTGCGTCTGTTGGTGCCGGTATCGTCTGGGCATCTCCTTTTGGTCCGCTGCGCTTCGATTACGCACAGCCTATCCTCAAGGAAGATTACGACAAGGTGCAGCAGTTCCGATTCTCCATTGCGAACCAGTTCTGATTTCTATAGTCCCAACCTCAGACAAACTCACTCGTCTGGGACATTGGTGTGATGGAGCATGAAACTTTTTATCCGCCCCACGCGGGCGTCAGTTTGAAAGAACTGGCGGACCGTCTTGGGGCGGAACTGTTACAGGATGAGGCGGGCGACCGCGTCATTCGTTCGGTGGCACCGGTCTACCGGGCAAAGCCGAGCGATATTTGTTATATCCTGTCGAGGCGCAACAAAGCCGAACTCGAAACCTGTGATGCTGGGGCAATCCTTTGCGACGCCGCGCTGCGCTCGTTGATCCCTGAGCATATTCCGGTCTTGTTGATCAAAAATCCCCATGCGGCTTTTGCGATCGCAGGGCAGTTTCTGCATCCGGAGGGCAAACAGCCTTTGCCTGTGGCCCGGCCGGGCGCTCCCGACATTTCCCCTGCGGCCTTTGTCGATCCGACGGCCCGTCTTGAGGACGGTGTTGTGGTCGAGCCCATGGCGGTGATCGGTGCGGATGTAGAAATCGGCGCTGGTAGTCTGATCGGTGCGGGCGCAGTGATTGGCCGTGGTGTCAAGATCGGACGCGATTGTTCGATTGCCGCAGGCACCAGTATTATTGCTAGCTATATCGGCAATGGCGTTATCATCCATAACGGGGCACGCATCGGCCAGGATGGTTTTGGCTATGCGCCAGGCCCGCGCGGCATGGTGAAAATCGTGCAGATCGGACGGGTGATCATCCAGGACAATGTGGAAATCGGCGCCAATACGACGATTGACCGCGGAACGATGGATGACACTGTCATCGGCGAAGGAACCAAGATCGACAATCAGGTCCAGATCGCTCACAACGTGCGCATCGGCCGCCATTGCGGCATCGTTGCCCAGGTTGGCATTGCCGGCAGCACGGTGATTGGCGATGGCGTTTTGATTGGTGGTGGCTCTGGCGTTAACGGCCATATCAAGATAGGTGACGGTGTTCAGATTGCCGCGATGAGCGGTGTTATTGGCGATCTTCCGCCGGGCGAGAAATTCGGTGGTATTCCGGCACGTCCGCTTGGGGATTTTCTCAGGGATTGCGCCCAGATCATGGGACGGTCTGAAGGCAAGTCGAAGGTTGGAAAGGGGCAGAAATGACCGTTGAGCAGAAAGAGTTGGGACGCGCGGATATTCTGGAGATCATGAAGCTCCTGCCGCATCGCTATCCCTTCCTGCTGGTGGATCGCATCATCGACATCGATGGCGACAATGCGGCCATCGGTATCAAGAATGTAACCGCAAACGAACCACAGTTTACCGGACATTTTCCCGAACAGCCGATCATGCCAGGGGTGCTGCTGATCGAAGGCATGGCGCAGACGGCAGGGGCGATCTGTGCCCGCAAGGCCGGAACGGCTGGCGATCTTGTGTATTTCATGACGATCGACAATGCCAGGTTCCGCAAGCCTGTTGTGCCGGGCGACCGTGTAGAGTTCCACGTCACCAAGCAGAAACAGCGCGGTAATGTGTGGAAGTTCCACTGCGATGCCAAGGTGGATGGCGCGCTTGTGGCAGAAGCCGATATCGGGGCAATGATCGTCAATAAGGAAGCCCAATGACTGTTATTCCAGCCAGTGCCCGCATTCATCCCTCCAGTGTCATCGAAGATGGCGCGGTGATCGGGGAAAATGTCACGATAGGACCGTTCTGCCATGTCGGTCCCAAGGTCGTGTTGGGCGATGGTGCTGAGTTCATGTCGCATGTGGTGCTGACGGGAAAGACCATTGTCGGCAAGAATAGCCGGATATTTCCCAATGCGGTCATCGGCGGTGAGCCGCAGAGCATCCATCATGCAGGCGAAGAGACAACCTTGACCATCGGCGATAATTGCACGATGCGTGAAGGCGTGACGATCAATTGCGGCACGGTGGAAGGCGGCGGCCACACGGTGGTCGGCAACAATAATTTGTTCCTGGCCAATTCCCATGTGGCGCATGATTGTCAGCTCGGCAATCATATCATTCTGTCCAACAACGTGATGTTGGCTGGCCATGTCAAAATCGGCGACCGGGCCATCCTCGGCGGCGGTTGCGCCGTTCACCAGTTCACGCGTATCGGACGGCAGGCCTTTATCGGCGGGCTGACGGCGTGCAGCTACGATGTCATTCCCTACGGCATGCTGAATGGCAATCCCGGTCTGCTGGGTGGATTGAATGTGGTCGGCATGACCAGGGCCGGAGTGGAACGCGCAACCATTCACCGCGTCCGTAAGGCCTATAAGGCATTGTTCGATGAAGAAGGTGCTATTCGTGAAAAGGCTGCGGCCATTCGCGAAGAGTTTGCCGATTGCGCCGAGGTCATTGAAATCCTGGATTTCATTGTTGCCGAAAGCGACCGGGCGCTTTCGTCGCCATTTCGTGGCAAGAGCTGAGGGATGAGCGGCCCGCAGGGGCGTCTCGCCATCATTGCCGGCAGCGGTATGCTGCCGGTCTATGTCGCCGAAGCAGCGCGGGCGGCGGGTGAAGATCCGTTCATCCTGCCGCTGAAAAACGAGGCGGACCAGCGCTGGGAGGGTTTCCAGTCCTCCGTGATCGGGGTCGGCGATATGGCGGGCTTGTCGAGCCTGATTAAGCGACATGGCATCAAACGGGTGGTGATGTCTGGAGGCGTTAAAAAGCGTCCGAATTTCAAAGAGATCCACGTTAATCTTCGCTTTTTGGTGAAGCTGCCTTTTGCGGTAAAAACCCTGTTATCGGGTGGCGATGACGCTGTGCTGAAAATGGTCATTCAACTGATCGAGTCGCAGGGTTGCCGGGTGGTGGGCGCGCATGAAATTGCGCCTCAATTGCTGGCAGAGCTTGGGCCGCTCGGTGCGTCCAGACCGACGGATGATGACAGGCGCGACATTGCCGCTGCCGCCAAAGCCGCCGATGCGTTGGGCCGGCTGGATGTCGGGCAGGGAGCCGTTAGCGTTGGGGGGCGTATCGTTGCTCTTGAAGGGGTTGAAGGAACGGACCGGATGTTACAGCGCGTTGCCGAACTTCGCGCCGAAGGGCGGATTTCATCGCGGCGGCGCGGCGTGCTGGTCAAGCTGTGCAAACCGCAGCAGGATATTCGCGCCGACCTGCCGACCATCGGGCAATCGACCATCGAAAATGCTGCCCGTGCCGGGCTTTCCGGCATCGCGGTCCAGGCCGGGCGCGCGCTGCTTTTGCAACGCCAGGAAACCTTGAGACAGGCAGATGCGGCGGGTATTTTTATCTCCGGTATTGAATTAGAACCTGAGGGCGAAGCCCGATTGAATCAAGAGTGAGGGTTAAGCCCGATTGAATAAAGGGTGAGGGCGAAGCCCGGTTAAGCTAAGGTGAGACAACGCCTCAATGAAGTCGACTGAGGGAAGTGAAGCATGGAAAACCGGCCCCTGAAGATCGCAGTCATTGCTGGCGAAGTCTCCGGCGATTTGCTGGGTGCGGATCTGATTGCGGCGCTGAAGCAGCGCTATGACGGGGAAATCACGCTGATCGGCGTCGGTGGACCGGCTCTGGAGGCGCAGGGTCTGACCTCGCTGTTTGATTTTTCGGAATTGTCGGTCATGGGCATTACCCAGGTCTTGGCAAAGCTGCCGCGTTTCCTGAGGTTGATCGGCACGACCGCCAAAGCGATTGTCTCAGCCAAGCCAGATCTGCTGCTGATCGTCGACAGCCCGGATTTTACCCATCGCGTTGCAAAAAAGGTGAGGGCGGCCTACCCGACCATGCCGGTGGTCCATTATGTCTGCCCGAGCGTCTGGGCGTGGAAGGAATATCGGGCCAAGGCCATGCTGGCCTATGTCGATACCGTTCTGGCCGTCCTGCCGTTCGAGCCAGCCGTGATGCAGCAGCTTGGCGGGCCGGAAACGCATTTTGTTGGTCATCGACTGGTCACCAGCCCGGCCATGCTGGCCTGTCGGGCAGACCGGCTGCTGCGTCCGCTTCCCGCCGCAGAGGAGCCGAAAACCATCATGCTGCTGCCGGGATCGCGTGGCGCGGAAATCTCGGCCCTGACGCCGGTTTTTCGCGATGCAGCCCGGATTTTTGTTGAGCGCAACGGGCCAACGCGGTTTGTGCTGCCGACCGTGCCAAGGCGGGAGCGCCAGGTGCGTGAGGCTATCGCCAACTGGGAGGAAAAGCCTGACGTGGTTGTTGGGGAGGATGCCAAGTGGCGGGCCTTTGCCGAAGCGGATGCAGCGATTGCTGCCTCGGGTACGGTGCTGCTGGAGCTTTGCCTGGCTGGTGTGCCTGTTGTCTCTACCTATAAGACCGATTGGCTGATCAAGCTGCTGCACAGCCGGATCAAGACCTGGACCGGTGCCTTGCCGAGTATCATTGCTGATTATGTCGTGGTGCCAGAATATCTGAACGAGCAATTGCGCGGCGCTTCGCTGGCCCGCTGGATGGAGCGTCTATCCTCGCACACGCGGGAGCGGCAAGCGATGACCGAGGGTTTCGATCTGGTCTGGCAGAAAATGCAGACGGAAATCCCCGCCGGAGAGGCGGGGGCGAAGATCGTGCTGGATCTTTTGAAGACCCGCTCCATTATATAGCGTTAGTCCAGCATTATATAGCGTTAGTCCAGCCGCTCGCCATGCCAGCGCAGGTGATCATCCATGAATGTCGAGATGAAATAATAGGAATGGTCGTAGCGCTCGTGCAGCCGCAGCGTCAGGCCGATATCGGTGTTTTTCACCGCCTCTTCCAGCAGCCAGGGCTGTAGACCGGTTTCCAGGAAACTGTCGGCCTTGCCCTGGTCCACCAGGAATTCCGGAAAGCGCGCTCCGTCCTCGATCAGGGCGCAGGCGTCGTATTGTCGCCAGAGGGAACGGTCGGGGCCGAGATATTTCTCGAAAGCGTCCTGCGTCCAGTCGGCTTTCAGCGGGCTGACAATGGGGGCGAACGCAGAGCAGCTCTTGAAGCGGTCGGGATGTTTCAGCGCGATGGTCAATGCGCCATGGCCGCCCATCGAATGGCCGAAAATGCCCTGGCGGCTCATGTCAGCGCGGAACTGTTCGGCAATCAGCGCAGGCAATTCCTCGGTGATGTAGCTGTACATCTTGAAATGTTCGGCCCAGGGCGTTTCGGTGGCATTCAGATACATAGCCGCGCCCTTGCCCATCTTCCAGTTGGTCAACTCATCCGGCACGTCATTGCCGCGCGGGCTGGTGTCTGGGCAGACGACGATCAGGCCGAGTTCGGCGGCCAGCCGGCGGTACTCACCCTTTTCCATCACATTCGCATGGGTGCAGGTCAGGCCGGACAGATACCAGAGCACCGGGCGCTTTTCAGTGATCGCCTGGGGTGGCACGAAGACCGCGAAGGTCATTTCGCAGCCGGTGACATCGGACTGGTGCGAAAACACGCCCTGCATGCCGCCAAAGGCGGTGTTTTGCGACAGGATATTCATGAAACTTGGCTCCTGCTGATCAATTGGCTATCGAAACGACGGCGTTGACGGCTGCCGCGACCAGGATTGTGTTGAAGAAGAACGACACGATGGAATGGGCGAGATTGATGCGCCGCATGGCCGTGGTGGTGATGGCGACATCGGATGTCTGGGCGGTCATGCCGATGACGAAGGCGAAATACAGAAACTCATAGCCGCCCGGCTCAGGGGTGTCGGGAAAGTCCAGGCCGCCGGAAGGGCCTGGGTCGGGAGTGCTGGTCAGATGACGCCAATAGTCATGGGCGTAATGCATGGCAAACATCGTGTGAATGGTGAACCAGCCGCTGATGACCGACACAAACGCCAGCGACACTTCCAGCAGGCTGGGCGAACCGGCCCGGTTCAAGGCGTTGAACAGCGCCGCCACCGCAGCAACCACCGCCAGCAGGCTGACCAGCGGGATGACAATGGTCGGGGCATCGTCGCGTTGCGGGCTGGTTTTCAGGCGTTCGGCGGTGATGCCGGGGATACGTTTGATCATCAACGCGATATAGAGCACGAAAAACACGATGGCCGAGGACTCGACGGCCAAGGCGGGCTTGATCCATAGAAAGACCGGCAAAGTCAAAAGGCCGAGCAGGCTGGACCCATAGAAGGGGCTGTGCCTATGGCGTCTCAATGCGTAGAAACGAGGCTTTTTCTTGGGGGTCATAATGGGGGCGTGTCCTGACGGAGGGATTTGCAGCGGCGGCAAAGCCGGTCCAGTGTTTCCAGAAACTGCGAGCGGTCGCGGGGGCTGAAGGCGCGGTTATAGCCTTTGCTTTCGCCGGTCTCACGCAAATGGGCGCCGAGATCGCGCATGGCGGTTGCCATGCCGATATTGGTCTCATCAAACATCCGTCCGGTCGGCCCGGTAACGAAAGCACCCGTCGCCACACAGCGCCCGGCCAGAGGCACGTCGGCGGTGATGACAATGTCGCCTGGGCCGGCCCGCTCGGCGATCCAGTCGTCGGCGGCATCGAAACCATTGGAGACGATAACATTCTTGACCATCGGATCGCGAGAAGGACGCAGGCCGGAATTGGCAACGAAAGTCACCGGCTGATCGTGGCGTTCGGCCACTTTCAACACCTCTGCTTTAACCGGGCAGGCGTCGGCATCCACATAGATCATTGGTTTCAGGCCCTTCCGATGGAGACGGCACGAACCATGTCGACATGGGCAATGCCGTCCTCCAGGTAGTCCGCCGAGACCGGGAGAAAACCAAACGACTGATAGAAAAGTTGCAGATGGCTTTGCGCGGAAAGCTCTATCGGACTTGAGGGAAAA contains the following coding sequences:
- the bamA gene encoding outer membrane protein assembly factor BamA, with the translated sequence MKAGSRFLNAVSAIALSAGVVSLSAGLAVVASASVANAALIQRIDVRGATRVGTEAVRSNLTIQPGKAFSNSDIDDSVKRLYATGYFSDVKISVSGSALVVTVNENQLVNQVVFNGNRKIKDDKLSTVVQTQPLGPYSQELIQADITRIKQAYAAIGRSEVEVTTQTSPVGQGRVNLAFVVNEGDRTKIGAINFVGNHAYGDSRLAAVISTKKSNPLSFLTRKDVYNDDKLKADEEALRQFYYNHGYADFRIISADASLNEQTNEYTVNITVDEGQRYKFSDINVESSVEGVDPAELKGLVTTSSGGVYSAREIQKSMEAISQRVSAKGYPFARVVPRGNRDMGNGTIGVTYMVDQGERAYVERIEVKGNTRTRDYVIRREFDISEGDAFNQEVITRAKRRLEALGYFSSVNITTAQGSSPDRVIIVVNVEDQSTGSFGIGAGYSVGGDGLILEASVEEKNFLGRGQYIRIAAGAGTDDSQTYNLSFTEPYFLGYRLAVGFDLFKSSTSSNDYYDYSEQGGTLRVTAPITENLATTFRYTYKQIKYEGVDAWRTALSEPYKDLINGSPWVVSSVSQTLTYNTLDDKNLPHEGIYATFTQEFAGLGGDSDYYKVYGKARIFKSLSDEHDIIGSLSAGAGHVMATGDNLNVFDQFQIGGKEIRGFENNGIGVRMPNSNDDALGGTTYFTASAEASMPIPGVPQDAGFRIAVFSDAGTLYGNEVKNSAGAQGTDMAWRASVGAGIVWASPFGPLRFDYAQPILKEDYDKVQQFRFSIANQF
- the lpxD gene encoding UDP-3-O-(3-hydroxymyristoyl)glucosamine N-acyltransferase translates to MEHETFYPPHAGVSLKELADRLGAELLQDEAGDRVIRSVAPVYRAKPSDICYILSRRNKAELETCDAGAILCDAALRSLIPEHIPVLLIKNPHAAFAIAGQFLHPEGKQPLPVARPGAPDISPAAFVDPTARLEDGVVVEPMAVIGADVEIGAGSLIGAGAVIGRGVKIGRDCSIAAGTSIIASYIGNGVIIHNGARIGQDGFGYAPGPRGMVKIVQIGRVIIQDNVEIGANTTIDRGTMDDTVIGEGTKIDNQVQIAHNVRIGRHCGIVAQVGIAGSTVIGDGVLIGGGSGVNGHIKIGDGVQIAAMSGVIGDLPPGEKFGGIPARPLGDFLRDCAQIMGRSEGKSKVGKGQK
- the fabZ gene encoding 3-hydroxyacyl-ACP dehydratase FabZ; protein product: MTVEQKELGRADILEIMKLLPHRYPFLLVDRIIDIDGDNAAIGIKNVTANEPQFTGHFPEQPIMPGVLLIEGMAQTAGAICARKAGTAGDLVYFMTIDNARFRKPVVPGDRVEFHVTKQKQRGNVWKFHCDAKVDGALVAEADIGAMIVNKEAQ
- the lpxA gene encoding acyl-ACP--UDP-N-acetylglucosamine O-acyltransferase; this translates as MTVIPASARIHPSSVIEDGAVIGENVTIGPFCHVGPKVVLGDGAEFMSHVVLTGKTIVGKNSRIFPNAVIGGEPQSIHHAGEETTLTIGDNCTMREGVTINCGTVEGGGHTVVGNNNLFLANSHVAHDCQLGNHIILSNNVMLAGHVKIGDRAILGGGCAVHQFTRIGRQAFIGGLTACSYDVIPYGMLNGNPGLLGGLNVVGMTRAGVERATIHRVRKAYKALFDEEGAIREKAAAIREEFADCAEVIEILDFIVAESDRALSSPFRGKS
- a CDS encoding LpxI family protein is translated as MSGPQGRLAIIAGSGMLPVYVAEAARAAGEDPFILPLKNEADQRWEGFQSSVIGVGDMAGLSSLIKRHGIKRVVMSGGVKKRPNFKEIHVNLRFLVKLPFAVKTLLSGGDDAVLKMVIQLIESQGCRVVGAHEIAPQLLAELGPLGASRPTDDDRRDIAAAAKAADALGRLDVGQGAVSVGGRIVALEGVEGTDRMLQRVAELRAEGRISSRRRGVLVKLCKPQQDIRADLPTIGQSTIENAARAGLSGIAVQAGRALLLQRQETLRQADAAGIFISGIELEPEGEARLNQE
- the lpxB gene encoding lipid-A-disaccharide synthase is translated as MENRPLKIAVIAGEVSGDLLGADLIAALKQRYDGEITLIGVGGPALEAQGLTSLFDFSELSVMGITQVLAKLPRFLRLIGTTAKAIVSAKPDLLLIVDSPDFTHRVAKKVRAAYPTMPVVHYVCPSVWAWKEYRAKAMLAYVDTVLAVLPFEPAVMQQLGGPETHFVGHRLVTSPAMLACRADRLLRPLPAAEEPKTIMLLPGSRGAEISALTPVFRDAARIFVERNGPTRFVLPTVPRRERQVREAIANWEEKPDVVVGEDAKWRAFAEADAAIAASGTVLLELCLAGVPVVSTYKTDWLIKLLHSRIKTWTGALPSIIADYVVVPEYLNEQLRGASLARWMERLSSHTRERQAMTEGFDLVWQKMQTEIPAGEAGAKIVLDLLKTRSII
- the fghA gene encoding S-formylglutathione hydrolase encodes the protein MNILSQNTAFGGMQGVFSHQSDVTGCEMTFAVFVPPQAITEKRPVLWYLSGLTCTHANVMEKGEYRRLAAELGLIVVCPDTSPRGNDVPDELTNWKMGKGAAMYLNATETPWAEHFKMYSYITEELPALIAEQFRADMSRQGIFGHSMGGHGALTIALKHPDRFKSCSAFAPIVSPLKADWTQDAFEKYLGPDRSLWRQYDACALIEDGARFPEFLVDQGKADSFLETGLQPWLLEEAVKNTDIGLTLRLHERYDHSYYFISTFMDDHLRWHGERLD
- a CDS encoding DUF1345 domain-containing protein, coding for MTPKKKPRFYALRRHRHSPFYGSSLLGLLTLPVFLWIKPALAVESSAIVFFVLYIALMIKRIPGITAERLKTSPQRDDAPTIVIPLVSLLAVVAAVAALFNALNRAGSPSLLEVSLAFVSVISGWFTIHTMFAMHYAHDYWRHLTSTPDPGPSGGLDFPDTPEPGGYEFLYFAFVIGMTAQTSDVAITTTAMRRINLAHSIVSFFFNTILVAAAVNAVVSIAN
- a CDS encoding YaiI/YqxD family protein; translation: MIYVDADACPVKAEVLKVAERHDQPVTFVANSGLRPSRDPMVKNVIVSNGFDAADDWIAERAGPGDIVITADVPLAGRCVATGAFVTGPTGRMFDETNIGMATAMRDLGAHLRETGESKGYNRAFSPRDRSQFLETLDRLCRRCKSLRQDTPPL